A stretch of the Streptomyces venezuelae genome encodes the following:
- a CDS encoding glyoxalase superfamily protein has protein sequence MDIKLELVIVPVTDVDRAKAFYEQVGFHADHDVTVSEEVRFVQLTPPGSACSIALGRGLTAMEPGSLDNMQVVVADIEAAHADLTARGIKVDGIEDHPYGSFVHFADPDGNRWAVQQTVPRRTATPPADAR, from the coding sequence ATGGACATCAAGCTGGAGCTGGTCATCGTCCCGGTCACCGATGTGGACCGGGCGAAGGCCTTCTACGAGCAGGTGGGCTTCCACGCCGACCACGACGTGACGGTGAGCGAGGAGGTGCGGTTCGTCCAGCTCACCCCACCGGGTTCGGCGTGCTCCATCGCCCTCGGCCGGGGGCTCACCGCGATGGAGCCCGGGTCGCTGGACAACATGCAGGTGGTGGTGGCGGACATCGAGGCGGCCCATGCGGACCTGACGGCCCGCGGTATCAAGGTCGACGGGATCGAGGACCACCCCTACGGGTCCTTCGTCCACTTCGCCGACCCGGACGGCAACCGCTGGGCAGTCCAGCAGACCGTCCCCAGGCGTACGGCCACCCCGCCGGCGGACGCGCGATAG
- a CDS encoding chloramphenicol phosphotransferase CPT family protein yields the protein MIIFLNGTSSSGKSSIARELLRVLDEVWFHLPVDAFHAMRARRDLPPAEVAAVLRRTWQGYHRAVAGMAAAGNHLVVDHVLSEPWRLRDCVELFDPEETVLVGVHCARAELERRERARGDRPAGLAAGQIERVHAHGVYDLECDTTDRSAADCARRIKEFLPVRPRPTAFRRLRDQERDRDRDRG from the coding sequence GTGATCATTTTTCTGAACGGCACGTCGAGTTCCGGCAAATCGAGCATCGCCCGCGAGCTGCTGCGGGTCCTGGACGAGGTCTGGTTCCACCTGCCGGTGGACGCCTTCCACGCCATGCGGGCCCGCAGGGACCTGCCACCGGCCGAGGTCGCGGCCGTGCTCCGGCGGACGTGGCAGGGCTACCACCGCGCCGTGGCCGGGATGGCCGCCGCCGGCAACCACCTCGTCGTCGACCATGTGCTGAGCGAGCCCTGGCGGCTGCGCGACTGCGTGGAGCTGTTCGACCCCGAGGAGACCGTGCTCGTGGGGGTGCACTGCGCCCGTGCCGAGCTGGAGCGCCGGGAGCGGGCCCGCGGGGACCGGCCGGCGGGCCTGGCGGCCGGGCAGATCGAGCGGGTGCACGCCCACGGCGTCTATGACCTGGAGTGCGACACCACCGACCGGTCCGCGGCCGACTGCGCCCGCCGGATCAAGGAGTTCCTGCCCGTCCGCCCCCGCCCCACCGCCTTCCGCCGCCTCCGGGACCAGGAGCGGGACCGGGACCGCGACCGGGGCTAG
- a CDS encoding universal stress protein, translating into MSVVLGYDESPGAERALRVAIEVAAAFGEPLVLVYGAAAPGLGGEEYRSHQEALRQAGRTALEHAVEAADAAGVPSAVEIVDEKPAQALLEAADRHHGRVIVVGSWGESPLRGALLGSTPHKLLHLSKLPVLCVPTD; encoded by the coding sequence ATGTCCGTGGTCCTCGGCTACGACGAATCGCCCGGTGCCGAGCGGGCCCTGAGGGTCGCCATCGAGGTGGCGGCGGCCTTCGGCGAGCCGCTGGTCCTGGTGTACGGGGCGGCTGCGCCCGGGCTGGGCGGCGAGGAGTACCGCTCCCACCAGGAGGCGCTCCGCCAGGCCGGCCGCACCGCCCTGGAGCATGCGGTCGAGGCCGCGGACGCCGCGGGCGTCCCCTCGGCGGTCGAGATCGTCGACGAGAAGCCGGCCCAGGCGCTGCTGGAGGCGGCGGACCGGCACCACGGCCGGGTGATCGTGGTCGGCAGCTGGGGCGAGAGCCCGCTCCGCGGCGCCCTCCTCGGCTCCACCCCGCACAAACTGCTCCACCTGTCCAAGCTGCCGGTGCTCTGCGTACCCACCGATTAG
- a CDS encoding APC family permease, which produces MAGDLADRAPVNPELKHDAIGFLDALVIGLNSTSPAYSLAAAIGPIVALVGIYAPGVMLASFVPMLMIATAFYYLNKVDQDCGTTFSWVTRAMGPWAGWLGGWAIFMTGVLVIGSLADVAVRFGLLTVGLDGWANNETIRQILTVVVILVMTTICVLGTEMSAHLQNVLILAQVFFLLLFAVIALYRIYADTSTLKPVDPALAWLNPFGAGGAALTGGLLLGVFIYWGWESAVNLTEEVRDSATAPGRAGLWSTVILLVTYLSVGFAVVGYAGTAFLTENAGEEEAVFALLAHEVMGGWDWMVLLAVCTSALASTQTTIIPASRTALSMARRKAFPSHLAHIHPRFRTPDVSTWWVAGIAIAWYLIVNRISENALFDSLTALSLLIAFYYALTGLACAVYYRRHLTESLHNFLFIGAGPVLGAGLLIWLLVESVADMSDPANSYSGVSWFGLGPPLVIGICIVLIGVAVMVFWRLRSGVFWQERRSVADPDLVHGRRDTQGES; this is translated from the coding sequence ATGGCCGGCGACCTGGCGGACCGGGCTCCCGTGAACCCCGAGCTGAAGCACGACGCGATCGGGTTCCTGGACGCGCTCGTGATCGGTTTGAACTCCACCTCACCCGCGTACTCGCTCGCCGCGGCCATCGGCCCGATCGTCGCGCTGGTCGGGATCTATGCGCCGGGCGTGATGCTGGCCTCCTTCGTGCCGATGCTGATGATCGCCACCGCCTTCTACTACCTCAACAAGGTCGACCAGGACTGCGGCACCACCTTCTCCTGGGTGACCCGGGCCATGGGCCCCTGGGCGGGCTGGCTCGGCGGCTGGGCGATCTTCATGACCGGTGTGCTGGTCATCGGCTCCCTCGCCGATGTGGCCGTACGCTTCGGACTGCTCACCGTGGGCCTGGACGGCTGGGCCAACAACGAGACGATCCGGCAGATCCTCACCGTCGTGGTCATCCTGGTGATGACCACCATCTGCGTGCTCGGCACCGAGATGTCGGCCCACCTGCAGAACGTGCTGATCCTCGCCCAGGTCTTCTTCCTGCTGCTGTTCGCGGTGATCGCCCTCTACCGCATCTACGCCGACACCAGCACCCTGAAACCCGTGGACCCGGCCCTGGCCTGGCTGAACCCGTTCGGGGCCGGCGGTGCCGCCCTGACCGGCGGGCTGCTGCTCGGCGTGTTCATCTACTGGGGCTGGGAATCGGCCGTCAACCTGACCGAAGAAGTCAGGGACTCCGCCACCGCCCCCGGCCGGGCCGGCCTGTGGTCCACCGTCATCCTGCTGGTCACCTACCTGTCGGTGGGATTCGCGGTGGTCGGCTACGCGGGCACCGCCTTCCTCACCGAGAACGCGGGCGAGGAGGAGGCGGTCTTCGCGCTGCTCGCCCATGAGGTGATGGGCGGCTGGGACTGGATGGTGCTGCTCGCCGTCTGCACCTCCGCGCTCGCCTCCACCCAGACCACGATCATCCCCGCCTCCCGGACGGCCCTGTCGATGGCCCGCCGGAAGGCCTTCCCGAGCCACCTGGCCCATATCCACCCCAGGTTCCGCACGCCCGACGTCAGCACCTGGTGGGTGGCCGGCATCGCCATCGCCTGGTACCTGATCGTCAACCGGATCAGCGAGAACGCACTGTTCGACTCCCTCACCGCGCTGTCCCTGCTGATCGCCTTCTACTACGCGCTCACCGGCCTGGCCTGCGCGGTCTACTACCGCCGGCACCTCACCGAGAGCCTGCACAACTTCCTGTTCATCGGGGCCGGGCCGGTCCTCGGGGCGGGCCTGCTCATCTGGCTGCTGGTGGAGTCCGTCGCGGACATGTCGGACCCGGCGAACTCCTACAGCGGCGTCTCCTGGTTCGGCCTCGGCCCGCCGCTGGTCATCGGCATCTGCATCGTGCTGATCGGCGTCGCCGTCATGGTCTTCTGGCGGCTGCGGTCCGGGGTCTTCTGGCAGGAGCGCCGGAGCGTCGCCGACCCGGACCTGGTGCACGGCCGGCGTGACACGCAGGGGGAGTCCTGA
- a CDS encoding DEAD/DEAH box helicase: MTHTPRTRPADGEFALPETVTPALPPVDSFTGLDLPASVQRVLAELGVREPFPVQAATLPNALAGRDVLARARTGSGKTLAFGLALLVRTAAGTATPGGRAGAKQPLALVLVPTRELAQQVTEALAPYAQALKLRIATAVGGLAINRQAAALKEGAEVLVATPGRLKDLVERRDCRLDRVGITVLDEADQMCDLGFLPQVTEILDLVRPDGQRMLFSATLDRNVDLLVHRYLNDPTVHSVDPSAGAVHTMEHHVLQVHAADKYATATEIAARDGRVLLFLDTKVAVDRFTRHLRDSGVRAAALHGGKSQPQRTHTLAQFKKGEITALVATNVAARGIHVDELDLVVNLDPPADAKDYLHRGGRTARAGESGKVVTLVTANQRRDLARLLAEAGIRAEVTQVRSGEAELTRITGAKAAPAGAGGRGAKGGAAPERAFRGLGARPAKETRKAAEARKTAEARRAARIRRGAP, translated from the coding sequence GTGACCCACACACCTCGTACTCGTCCCGCCGACGGCGAATTCGCGCTGCCGGAGACGGTGACCCCCGCGCTGCCGCCGGTCGACTCGTTCACCGGGCTGGACCTGCCGGCGAGCGTGCAGCGGGTGCTGGCCGAGCTGGGGGTCCGGGAGCCGTTCCCCGTCCAGGCGGCCACCCTGCCGAACGCGCTCGCGGGCCGGGACGTGCTGGCCCGGGCCCGGACCGGCTCCGGCAAGACCCTGGCCTTCGGGCTGGCGCTGCTGGTGCGTACGGCCGCGGGCACGGCCACCCCGGGCGGCCGGGCGGGGGCCAAGCAGCCGCTCGCCCTGGTGCTGGTCCCGACCCGGGAACTGGCCCAGCAGGTCACCGAGGCACTGGCCCCGTACGCGCAGGCGCTGAAGCTGCGGATCGCGACGGCGGTCGGCGGTCTGGCGATCAACCGGCAGGCGGCAGCGCTGAAGGAGGGCGCGGAGGTCCTGGTCGCCACCCCGGGCCGGCTGAAGGACCTGGTGGAGCGGCGGGACTGCCGGCTGGACCGGGTGGGCATCACGGTGCTCGACGAGGCCGACCAGATGTGCGATCTGGGGTTCCTGCCGCAGGTCACCGAAATCCTGGACCTGGTGCGGCCGGACGGGCAACGGATGCTGTTCTCCGCCACCCTGGACCGCAATGTCGACCTGCTGGTCCACCGGTACCTGAACGATCCCACCGTCCACTCGGTGGATCCGTCCGCGGGCGCGGTGCACACGATGGAGCACCATGTGCTCCAGGTGCACGCGGCCGACAAGTACGCGACGGCGACGGAGATCGCGGCCCGGGACGGCCGGGTCCTGCTGTTCCTGGACACCAAGGTCGCGGTGGACCGCTTCACCCGGCACCTGCGGGACAGCGGGGTGCGGGCCGCCGCACTGCACGGCGGAAAGTCCCAGCCGCAGCGCACGCACACCCTGGCGCAGTTCAAGAAGGGCGAGATCACGGCGCTGGTGGCGACCAATGTGGCCGCCCGCGGCATCCATGTGGACGAGCTGGACCTGGTGGTGAACCTGGACCCGCCGGCGGACGCCAAGGACTACCTGCACCGCGGTGGCCGGACGGCCCGCGCCGGGGAGTCGGGCAAGGTGGTCACCCTGGTCACCGCGAACCAGCGGCGCGACCTGGCGCGGCTGCTCGCCGAGGCGGGCATCCGGGCGGAGGTCACCCAGGTCCGCTCGGGTGAGGCGGAGCTGACCCGGATCACCGGGGCGAAGGCGGCCCCGGCGGGGGCCGGGGGCCGGGGCGCCAAGGGCGGCGCGGCACCCGAACGGGCCTTCCGCGGCCTGGGCGCCCGCCCGGCGAAGGAGACCCGCAAGGCGGCGGAGGCCCGCAAAACGGCCGAGGCCCGCCGCGCGGCCCGCATCCGCCGCGGGGCCCCCTAA